One genomic segment of Streptomyces niveus includes these proteins:
- a CDS encoding MFS transporter, whose amino-acid sequence MAAVRSSERPGPFRRAGRSVGRALHLPFTGTAKGIRKATHAHGAGESGLGRLIELHAVNGAGDVMITVALASTVFFSVPTDEARGRVALYLAVTMAPFTLLAPVIGPLLDRLPHGRRAAMAGAMLTRALLALTMSGAVATGGLELYPAALGVLVASKAYGVVRSAVVPRLLPPKFSLVRANSRVTLAGLLATGAAAPIGAGLHQIGPQWPLYGAFVIFVAGTFLAFTMPPKVDSAKGERKMQLVARGSKKRPSLRTVGPSVFNGLQANAAHRALSGFLIFFLAFLLRQHPLAGQSAAVSLAIVGVCAGTGNAIGTAVGAWLKARAPEVIIATVLGLALTAAIFAAVFFGGLTIAVLATTAGFTQALSKLSLDACIQRDVPEEIRTSAFARAETLLQMSWVVGGAIGIALPLNGVLGMSVAAALVATGALFSVRGLLGAARHGAPHPRVG is encoded by the coding sequence GTGGCAGCCGTCAGGTCGTCCGAGAGGCCCGGTCCGTTCCGCAGAGCGGGCCGGTCGGTGGGTCGTGCCCTGCACCTGCCGTTCACCGGCACCGCCAAGGGCATCCGCAAGGCCACGCACGCGCACGGCGCGGGCGAGTCCGGCCTCGGCAGGCTGATCGAGCTGCACGCCGTGAACGGCGCGGGTGACGTCATGATCACCGTCGCCCTCGCGTCGACGGTGTTCTTCTCCGTACCGACCGACGAGGCCCGCGGCCGCGTCGCGCTCTACCTCGCCGTCACCATGGCCCCCTTCACGCTCCTGGCCCCGGTGATCGGCCCCCTCCTCGACCGCCTGCCGCACGGCCGCCGGGCCGCGATGGCCGGCGCCATGCTGACCCGGGCGCTGCTCGCGCTGACCATGTCGGGCGCGGTGGCGACGGGCGGTCTCGAGCTGTATCCGGCCGCGCTGGGCGTGCTCGTGGCGTCGAAGGCGTACGGGGTGGTCCGCAGCGCCGTCGTGCCAAGACTTCTGCCACCGAAGTTCTCCCTGGTCCGGGCCAATTCCCGGGTGACGCTCGCGGGGCTGCTCGCGACGGGTGCGGCGGCCCCGATCGGGGCCGGACTCCATCAGATCGGGCCGCAGTGGCCGCTGTACGGGGCGTTCGTCATCTTCGTCGCGGGCACGTTCCTGGCGTTCACGATGCCGCCGAAGGTGGACTCGGCCAAGGGCGAGCGCAAGATGCAGCTGGTGGCGCGCGGGAGCAAGAAGCGGCCGAGTCTGCGTACGGTCGGCCCCTCCGTCTTCAACGGCCTCCAGGCGAACGCGGCGCACCGCGCGCTCTCCGGATTCCTGATCTTCTTCCTGGCGTTCCTGCTGCGGCAGCATCCGCTGGCGGGGCAGAGCGCCGCCGTCTCGCTGGCCATCGTGGGCGTCTGCGCCGGTACGGGCAACGCGATCGGTACGGCGGTGGGCGCCTGGCTCAAGGCCCGCGCTCCCGAGGTGATCATCGCGACCGTGCTGGGTCTCGCGCTCACGGCGGCGATCTTCGCCGCGGTGTTCTTCGGCGGTCTGACGATCGCGGTGCTCGCCACCACGGCCGGCTTCACCCAGGCGCTGTCGAAGCTGTCGCTGGACGCGTGCATCCAGCGGGACGTCCCGGAGGAGATCCGTACGTCCGCCTTCGCCCGCGCCGAGACGCTGCTCCAGATGTCCTGGGTGGTGGGCGGCGCGATCGGTATCGCGCTGCCGCTCAACGGTGTGCTCGGGATGTCGGTCGCCGCGGCTCTGGTCGCGACCGGGGCGCTGTTCTCGGTACGGGGGCTGCTCGGCGCGGCCCGGCACGGCGCGCCGCACCCGCGCGTCGGATGA
- a CDS encoding 1,4-dihydroxy-6-naphthoate synthase, which produces MRHAAAPPLRIAYSPCPNDTFVFDAWAHGRVPGAPELDVTFADIDITNGMAERGELDVLKVSYAVLPWVLDEYTLLPCGGALGRGNGPLVLTREPAADLTGATVAVPSERSTAYLLFRLWAAEVVPGGVGRIVVMPFHEIMPAVRDGKVDAGLVIHEARFTYQDYGLHRLADMGQHWESTTGLPIPLGAIIAKRNLGPDTLQLLADSARTSVRMAWDDPEASRPYVRAHAQEMDPAVAEQHIGLYVNEFTADLGPDGYAAVRGLLTRASAEGLVPALSPEALSFG; this is translated from the coding sequence ATGAGGCACGCCGCCGCCCCGCCCCTGCGCATCGCGTACTCGCCCTGCCCCAACGACACGTTCGTCTTCGACGCCTGGGCGCACGGCCGGGTGCCCGGCGCCCCCGAACTGGACGTGACGTTCGCGGACATCGACATCACCAACGGCATGGCGGAGCGCGGCGAGCTGGACGTACTGAAGGTGTCGTACGCCGTGCTGCCCTGGGTCCTCGACGAGTACACGCTGCTGCCGTGCGGCGGCGCGCTCGGCCGCGGCAACGGTCCGCTGGTCCTGACCCGCGAGCCGGCCGCCGATCTGACCGGCGCGACCGTCGCCGTACCGTCCGAACGGTCCACCGCCTACCTGCTGTTCCGGCTGTGGGCGGCGGAGGTCGTGCCGGGCGGGGTCGGGCGGATCGTGGTCATGCCCTTCCACGAGATCATGCCCGCGGTGCGCGACGGCAAGGTCGACGCGGGCCTGGTCATCCACGAGGCGCGCTTCACCTACCAGGACTACGGGCTGCACCGGCTCGCCGACATGGGCCAGCACTGGGAGTCCACGACGGGTCTGCCGATCCCGCTGGGCGCGATCATCGCGAAGCGGAACCTGGGCCCGGACACGCTCCAGCTGCTGGCGGACTCCGCGCGTACGTCGGTCCGTATGGCGTGGGACGACCCGGAGGCGTCCCGCCCGTACGTCCGCGCCCACGCGCAGGAGATGGACCCGGCGGTCGCGGAGCAGCACATCGGCCTGTACGTGAACGAGTTCACCGCCGACCTGGGCCCGGACGGCTACGCGGCGGTCCGGGGGCTCCTGACCCGCGCGTCGGCGGAGGGCCTGGTTCCGGCGCTCTCCCCGGAGGCTCTGTCCTTCGGCTGA
- a CDS encoding futalosine hydrolase encodes MRVLVVTAVPAEADAVSAGLGGSGAAATERALPGGYVLSARPGADVLAAGVGPAAAAAGTATALAVASASTASYDLVISTGIGGGFQPLAPLGSLVVADAIVAADLGAETPGGFLPVDELGFGRTVHLPPPGPATRIAHLLDAVHAPVLTVSTVTGSAARTDELTARHPRAAAEAMEGFGVAEAAAAYALPVIEIRAISNAVGPRDRSAWRIGPALDALRYAFQQLSPVFEESP; translated from the coding sequence GTGCGCGTACTCGTCGTGACGGCCGTGCCGGCCGAGGCCGACGCGGTCTCCGCCGGACTGGGCGGATCCGGTGCGGCGGCCACGGAGCGTGCCCTGCCGGGCGGTTACGTCCTGAGCGCCCGCCCGGGCGCCGATGTGCTGGCGGCCGGGGTCGGTCCCGCCGCGGCGGCGGCCGGTACGGCGACGGCACTGGCCGTCGCGTCCGCCTCTACCGCCTCGTACGACCTGGTCATCTCCACCGGTATCGGCGGCGGGTTCCAACCGCTCGCCCCCCTCGGCTCGTTGGTGGTGGCCGACGCGATCGTCGCCGCCGACCTGGGCGCCGAGACGCCCGGCGGTTTCCTGCCGGTGGACGAGCTTGGCTTCGGCCGCACCGTCCATCTCCCGCCGCCCGGACCGGCCACCCGGATCGCCCACCTCCTGGACGCCGTCCACGCACCGGTGCTGACCGTCTCCACCGTGACCGGATCGGCGGCCCGCACCGACGAACTGACGGCCCGTCACCCGCGCGCCGCCGCCGAGGCGATGGAGGGGTTCGGTGTCGCGGAGGCCGCCGCCGCGTACGCCCTGCCGGTGATCGAGATCCGCGCGATCTCCAACGCCGTCGGCCCGCGCGACCGTTCGGCCTGGCGCATCGGCCCGGCGCTGGACGCGCTGCGGTACGCCTTCCAGCAACTCAGCCCCGTCTTCGAGGAGTCGCCATGA
- a CDS encoding ATP-binding protein, with translation MDLSQQRQFPRSRRSIGAARAFTIDVLTEWGIADRRDDMRLCVSELATNALLHGVPPGREFSVGLFHDGATLRLEVRDSGDGIPKTLDPDADATTGRGLHLVREVADDFGIDAHVVGKTVWTSFEIAHSPLERAR, from the coding sequence TTGGACCTGTCACAGCAACGACAATTCCCCCGGTCGCGCCGATCCATCGGTGCGGCCCGGGCGTTCACCATTGACGTGCTCACCGAATGGGGGATCGCCGATCGGCGGGATGACATGCGCTTATGCGTCTCCGAACTCGCCACCAACGCCCTGCTTCACGGGGTGCCCCCGGGACGCGAATTCTCTGTCGGCCTCTTCCACGACGGCGCGACGCTGCGCCTCGAAGTACGGGACAGCGGCGACGGCATCCCCAAGACACTCGACCCTGATGCCGATGCGACCACCGGTCGCGGGTTGCACCTGGTCAGGGAGGTGGCCGACGACTTCGGCATCGACGCGCACGTCGTCGGCAAAACCGTCTGGACAAGCTTCGAGATCGCACACAGCCCTCTGGAAAGAGCCAGGTGA
- a CDS encoding GntR family transcriptional regulator — protein MTVPRTGTGADDRRALHERIAADLRDEIMSGDLAPGGKVPSTVQLKARFDASSATVQKALQLLKEEGLVVGRAGAAVTVRDHRQRTMRPAAYMAPAKFGEPYRWLTEAARHGTRAEVRLLEVSEVVPPADVAACLGIEDGGTAVRRRQILSIDDEPAELVASYYPSAIAHGTPITERRKIQGGTPVLLADLGFPPRLSVDRVSARVPTQEQSTALRLPGNLPVLRTLRVVYTDHERPIEATVMVKAGHLYELQYEFSPQ, from the coding sequence ATGACCGTGCCCCGTACCGGCACCGGAGCGGACGACCGCCGCGCCCTGCACGAACGCATCGCCGCCGACCTGCGTGACGAGATCATGAGTGGTGATCTCGCGCCGGGTGGCAAAGTGCCGTCCACGGTCCAGCTCAAGGCGCGCTTCGACGCGTCGAGCGCGACTGTGCAGAAAGCGCTCCAGCTCCTCAAGGAAGAAGGCCTGGTCGTCGGACGCGCGGGAGCGGCGGTGACCGTCCGGGACCATCGGCAACGGACGATGCGCCCGGCCGCGTACATGGCTCCCGCGAAGTTCGGAGAGCCGTACCGATGGCTCACCGAAGCGGCCAGGCACGGCACCCGTGCGGAGGTCAGGCTGCTGGAGGTGTCAGAAGTCGTCCCACCGGCCGATGTCGCGGCGTGCCTCGGCATCGAAGACGGTGGAACGGCCGTCCGGCGCCGACAGATCCTGTCGATCGACGACGAGCCCGCGGAACTGGTCGCCTCCTACTACCCCAGTGCCATCGCCCACGGCACACCGATCACCGAACGCCGCAAGATCCAGGGCGGTACGCCGGTCCTGCTGGCAGACCTCGGCTTCCCGCCCCGGCTCAGCGTGGACCGCGTCTCGGCACGAGTGCCCACCCAGGAGCAGTCCACAGCCCTGCGCCTCCCCGGCAATCTGCCCGTACTGCGCACGCTGCGTGTCGTCTACACCGACCACGAGCGCCCCATTGAGGCCACGGTGATGGTCAAGGCAGGACATCTCTACGAGCTTCAGTACGAGTTCAGCCCTCAGTAG
- a CDS encoding DUF2771 domain-containing protein — MTVAFISARARRTGVALGAVSAGLLVLSACDKPTPVATVTVGTDSVHSEAACYNHGKSLGEQSVLAKCLNDTSGRKTISVSLDDRIHFGVDPAIADNGWTFYIDGQRVEPEPNKDTYRTIQASSFFASQTGELIKSVNLGIVETSEKDKAVTGVWNFELKKKS; from the coding sequence ATGACCGTTGCGTTTATCTCTGCCAGGGCCCGCCGGACCGGTGTCGCGCTCGGCGCCGTCTCCGCGGGCCTGCTCGTCCTCTCGGCCTGCGACAAGCCGACGCCGGTCGCGACGGTGACGGTGGGCACGGACTCCGTGCACTCCGAGGCGGCCTGCTACAACCACGGCAAGTCGCTGGGCGAGCAGTCCGTGCTGGCGAAGTGCCTCAACGACACGTCCGGGCGGAAGACGATCTCGGTCTCCCTCGACGACCGGATCCACTTCGGTGTCGACCCGGCGATCGCGGACAACGGCTGGACCTTCTACATCGACGGCCAGCGGGTCGAGCCGGAGCCGAACAAGGACACCTACCGCACCATCCAGGCGAGTTCGTTCTTCGCCTCGCAGACGGGCGAGCTGATCAAGTCCGTCAATCTCGGGATCGTGGAGACGAGCGAGAAGGATAAGGCGGTCACCGGTGTCTGGAACTTCGAGCTGAAGAAAAAGTCCTGA
- a CDS encoding cold-shock protein yields the protein MPTGQVKWFNREKGFGFLSRDDGGDVFVHSSVLPAGVDALKPGQRVEFGVVAGQRGDQALSVTVLDPAPSVAAAQRRKPDELASIVQDLTTLLESITPVLERGRYPDKSQGANIAGLLRAVADQLDV from the coding sequence GTGCCTACCGGCCAGGTCAAGTGGTTCAACCGCGAGAAGGGCTTCGGCTTTCTCTCCCGTGACGACGGCGGCGACGTCTTCGTCCACTCATCGGTCCTCCCTGCCGGAGTCGACGCACTGAAGCCGGGCCAGCGCGTCGAGTTCGGCGTCGTCGCCGGCCAACGCGGCGACCAGGCCCTCTCGGTCACGGTCCTCGACCCGGCCCCGTCCGTGGCGGCGGCCCAGCGCCGCAAGCCCGACGAACTGGCCTCGATCGTCCAGGACCTGACGACGCTCCTGGAGAGCATCACGCCCGTGCTGGAGCGCGGCAGATACCCGGACAAGTCCCAGGGCGCGAACATCGCGGGCCTGCTGCGCGCGGTGGCGGACCAACTCGACGTCTAG
- a CDS encoding questin oxidase family protein, which yields MTNDVNTSGVLEEALGRLHASGPEIYEWRLTNHAPMVVEALATHGRSAAVHRWLDAYQARLDDFPTRVSPVTDANWREALGDTRRGADWIDHFLRAIEERPWRDVLAEWWPRLLPGMYGGATHPVIRVGHAVRVITESGENGPRLTELAHGLGYWAARHHTVPGVTPLAGAPDADGALEAVPAISDFQGGFRDRLARVDRLPVWSADVTDPDEARDRLTALVAAATHRYATHGHGEETMLVHAATAPNAVLRTLPALPRALWVPSLHAAWTASAAVTSMYAPSAPAPYTPAPATTPEEVLERALAHGDEHVIKFTDTALDVGDERALTAALRAIDLSEPLIY from the coding sequence ATGACCAACGACGTGAACACGAGCGGTGTCCTGGAAGAGGCCCTGGGGCGGCTGCACGCCTCCGGTCCCGAGATCTACGAGTGGCGCCTGACCAACCACGCCCCCATGGTGGTCGAGGCGCTCGCCACGCACGGGCGGTCGGCGGCCGTGCACCGGTGGCTGGACGCCTACCAGGCCAGGCTCGACGACTTCCCCACGCGCGTGTCCCCCGTGACCGACGCCAACTGGCGGGAGGCGCTGGGCGATACGCGCCGGGGAGCGGACTGGATCGACCACTTCCTGCGGGCGATCGAGGAACGCCCCTGGCGTGATGTGCTCGCCGAGTGGTGGCCCCGGCTGCTGCCGGGCATGTACGGCGGGGCCACCCACCCGGTGATCCGGGTCGGCCACGCCGTACGCGTCATCACGGAGAGCGGCGAGAACGGGCCACGCCTCACCGAACTCGCCCACGGACTCGGCTACTGGGCCGCCCGGCACCACACGGTCCCCGGCGTCACCCCACTCGCCGGCGCCCCGGACGCCGACGGCGCGCTGGAGGCCGTGCCCGCGATCAGCGACTTCCAGGGCGGCTTCCGCGACCGGCTCGCCCGGGTCGACCGCCTGCCGGTCTGGTCGGCGGACGTCACCGACCCGGACGAGGCACGGGACCGGCTGACGGCCCTGGTCGCCGCGGCGACCCACCGCTACGCCACCCACGGCCACGGCGAGGAGACGATGCTGGTCCACGCGGCGACGGCCCCGAACGCCGTACTGCGCACCCTGCCCGCCCTCCCCCGCGCCCTCTGGGTCCCGAGCCTGCACGCGGCCTGGACGGCCTCGGCGGCGGTCACCTCGATGTACGCCCCCTCCGCCCCGGCCCCGTACACCCCCGCCCCGGCCACGACGCCCGAAGAGGTCCTGGAACGGGCCCTGGCCCACGGCGACGAGCACGTCATCAAGTTCACCGACACGGCACTGGACGTGGGCGACGAACGGGCGTTGACGGCGGCACTGCGCGCGATCGACCTGAGCGAACCGCTGATCTACTGA
- a CDS encoding adenosylhomocysteinase — protein sequence MEAFEQARLDAYFGRVASRFMPTRRPAAFLITHLLPERPAFVRGVAGVTELRAVLPKPKSVHAEALRQVEEEGHPCDKLSRELFTDPDRALRYIEARAAGRPVVLLDVGGYFAPSLDALCDRFSGRIVGVVEDTENGHRRYADLDKLPCPVVSVARSPLKDPEDFLVGQSVVFSAEALMRGRGDILHGRTALVIGFGKLGSSIARLLHAKGVRVTVYDIDPVRRTQALSQGFTVARDREAGLSDAGLVLCATGALSLRGEDFPHLRNGAYVATVTSSEDELELAGLSDVYERAHIGEHVTRYLTTGHYFYLLNSGNAVNFLHGASVGPFIHLVQGEILAASAALARGGLDPGMQEIGPGDRATIAAIWLDYFNR from the coding sequence ATGGAAGCCTTCGAACAGGCACGCCTGGATGCCTACTTCGGAAGGGTCGCCTCGCGCTTCATGCCTACCCGGCGCCCCGCCGCGTTTCTGATCACGCACCTGTTGCCCGAACGCCCGGCGTTCGTAAGGGGTGTGGCGGGCGTGACGGAGTTGCGCGCCGTGCTGCCCAAGCCGAAGTCCGTCCACGCCGAGGCGCTGCGCCAGGTCGAGGAAGAGGGGCACCCGTGCGACAAGCTCTCACGTGAACTGTTCACCGATCCTGATCGCGCCCTGCGATACATCGAGGCCCGGGCCGCCGGGCGCCCGGTCGTGCTGCTCGATGTCGGCGGGTACTTCGCCCCGTCCCTGGACGCTCTGTGCGATCGCTTCTCGGGCCGGATCGTCGGCGTGGTCGAGGACACCGAGAACGGGCACCGCCGCTACGCCGACCTCGACAAGCTGCCGTGCCCGGTCGTCTCGGTGGCGCGCTCGCCGCTCAAGGATCCCGAGGACTTCCTCGTCGGGCAGTCGGTCGTGTTCTCGGCCGAAGCGCTCATGCGCGGTCGCGGCGACATCCTGCACGGCCGTACGGCGCTCGTGATCGGCTTCGGCAAGCTCGGGTCGAGCATCGCCCGTCTGCTGCACGCCAAGGGGGTACGGGTCACGGTGTACGACATCGATCCCGTACGCCGTACACAAGCGCTCTCGCAGGGCTTCACGGTCGCGCGCGACCGCGAGGCCGGGCTCAGCGACGCCGGGCTCGTGCTGTGCGCGACCGGAGCGTTGTCGCTGCGCGGGGAGGACTTCCCTCACCTGCGTAACGGCGCGTACGTGGCCACCGTGACCAGCAGCGAGGACGAACTCGAACTCGCCGGCCTCTCCGACGTGTACGAACGCGCCCACATCGGCGAGCACGTCACCCGCTACCTGACGACCGGCCACTACTTCTACCTGCTCAACAGCGGGAACGCCGTCAACTTCCTGCACGGCGCGAGCGTGGGGCCGTTCATCCACCTCGTACAGGGCGAGATCCTCGCCGCTTCCGCCGCACTCGCCCGCGGCGGCCTCGATCCCGGCATGCAGGAGATCGGTCCGGGCGACCGTGCGACCATCGCCGCCATCTGGCTCGACTACTTCAACCGGTGA
- a CDS encoding GntR family transcriptional regulator: protein MSSSGDWISTSMPYLTPRRSGDAWAAEAGAKGRSGTQRIVHAGEVPAPSVVAELFGIVDGEPVVVRRRVIELDGEPSELTDTYYPASIARGSRLAGTAKIRGGAVTLLAELGYTGVRVREDVTARMPGPEDRQALRMAADEPVLSLTRVTLDGEDRPIQVDLITMPSHRQRLRYEIRIG, encoded by the coding sequence ATGAGCAGCAGCGGCGACTGGATCAGTACCTCCATGCCGTACCTGACCCCGCGCCGGAGCGGCGACGCCTGGGCGGCCGAGGCAGGCGCCAAGGGGCGCAGCGGGACCCAGCGCATCGTCCACGCGGGAGAGGTGCCCGCACCCTCCGTAGTGGCGGAGCTGTTCGGGATCGTCGACGGTGAGCCCGTGGTCGTACGCCGCCGGGTCATCGAACTCGACGGGGAGCCGAGCGAGTTGACGGACACGTACTATCCCGCCTCCATCGCCAGGGGCAGCCGGCTCGCGGGCACAGCCAAGATCCGGGGCGGGGCGGTGACGCTGCTCGCCGAGCTCGGGTACACGGGTGTGCGGGTACGCGAGGACGTGACGGCCCGGATGCCCGGCCCCGAGGACCGGCAGGCGTTGCGGATGGCCGCGGACGAGCCGGTACTGAGCCTGACGCGGGTCACGCTGGACGGCGAGGACCGGCCGATTCAGGTCGACCTGATAACCATGCCCTCCCACCGTCAGCGCTTGCGCTACGAGATCAGGATCGGATGA
- a CDS encoding NUDIX hydrolase, which translates to MPIAADHIRETLDAYLHTHPAEKERLAAIHELLDAEADLVSRKEFRGHVTAGAILADPAGRVLHIKHLALNRWLLPGGHLETDDTSLLAAAQRELGEETGITASVVVPAGQRPVHIDAHDIPANPAKGEPGHRHFDFRFLFRTSAGVVELQTEEVTAAAWRQADTIENETLRVRVIEALR; encoded by the coding sequence GTGCCCATCGCAGCCGACCACATCCGCGAGACGCTCGACGCGTACCTCCACACCCACCCGGCCGAGAAGGAGCGGCTTGCCGCCATCCACGAACTCCTCGACGCCGAGGCCGACCTCGTCAGCCGGAAGGAGTTCCGGGGCCACGTCACCGCGGGGGCGATCCTCGCCGACCCCGCGGGCCGCGTCCTCCACATCAAGCATCTCGCCCTGAACCGCTGGCTCCTGCCCGGCGGGCATCTTGAGACGGACGACACCAGCCTCCTCGCCGCCGCGCAGCGTGAACTGGGCGAGGAGACCGGCATCACGGCGTCGGTCGTCGTTCCGGCCGGACAGCGTCCCGTACACATCGACGCCCACGACATCCCAGCCAACCCTGCCAAAGGCGAGCCCGGTCACCGGCACTTCGACTTCCGTTTTCTCTTCCGCACCTCGGCCGGCGTCGTGGAGCTGCAGACCGAGGAAGTCACCGCCGCCGCCTGGCGTCAAGCCGACACCATCGAGAACGAGACGCTGCGCGTCCGAGTCATCGAGGCGCTGCGCTGA